Proteins co-encoded in one Methanosarcinales archaeon Met12 genomic window:
- a CDS encoding FAD:protein FMN transferase: MKSISRRQFIKGGVAIAMTFLMGSKLRLYGIGEESPHVIEGTRNIMGTSVAASIIHHDVDVAKEAMALAFNEMYKIDDLMSVYRANSEVRSLNESGFYEGASADTIRVIERANHYSRLSGGAFAITVLPIMTGIRFTRSTLELANYENLLIGNGNIGFKKAGMGITLGGIAKGYAVDRAIEVLRQNGIERALINAGGDIRTIGGRTAEVPWRIALRDPDNRKERVTVIELCDKAIATSGNYERFHIVNARTGCVAQEMMSATVIAENAMDADALSTTIFLLGVEKGMELVERLSGVEALVITNDRRILRSSGFQY, from the coding sequence ATGAAATCGATTAGTAGAAGGCAGTTTATAAAGGGAGGTGTTGCCATTGCAATGACGTTTTTAATGGGCAGCAAGCTCCGACTGTATGGAATTGGCGAGGAATCGCCGCACGTAATAGAGGGCACGCGCAACATAATGGGTACATCTGTGGCGGCAAGCATAATACATCATGATGTGGATGTGGCGAAAGAGGCGATGGCCCTTGCCTTCAACGAAATGTATAAAATCGATGACCTGATGAGCGTCTACAGGGCAAACAGCGAGGTTAGAAGCCTTAACGAAAGTGGGTTTTATGAGGGTGCGAGCGCTGACACCATACGGGTCATCGAGAGGGCGAATCATTACTCCAGGCTGAGTGGCGGCGCATTTGCCATCACTGTTTTGCCCATCATGACAGGTATTCGATTTACCAGAAGCACGTTGGAACTGGCCAATTACGAGAACCTTCTCATCGGGAATGGTAACATCGGGTTCAAAAAGGCAGGTATGGGCATAACGTTGGGAGGAATTGCGAAAGGATACGCCGTGGATAGGGCGATCGAGGTTTTAAGGCAGAACGGTATAGAACGCGCCCTGATAAATGCGGGCGGCGACATCAGGACCATCGGCGGCAGGACCGCAGAAGTGCCATGGAGAATTGCCTTACGAGACCCAGACAACAGGAAGGAGCGCGTCACCGTCATCGAGCTTTGCGATAAAGCAATTGCGACCAGCGGAAACTATGAGAGATTCCATATCGTGAACGCCAGGACAGGGTGCGTTGCCCAAGAAATGATGAGCGCAACCGTGATTGCTGAAAATGCGATGGATGCTGATGCGCTGTCCACCACCATATTTTTGCTTGGAGTGGAAAAGGGCATGGAACTGGTGGAGAGGCTGAGTGGTGTAGAGGCGCTGGTGATAACGAACGATAGAAGAATATTGAGGTCAAGCGGGTTTCAGTATTGA
- a CDS encoding RnfABCDGE type electron transport complex subunit D, whose protein sequence is MSVVVSAPPHIKEGASAKKMVWDVIIALLPAVAASVHFFGLQALTIISTSVLAAVCTDGIIQKMRLKKVTITDGSAVVTGLLLALLLPSNVPLWVPIVGAFVAVAIAKHAFGGYGSNIFNPALVGWAFLTMAWPMHMAMDVARLADIPPVVLLVCAVFLFLLNRGYIKWQISAAYLITTVSLMALFTIDISRIFIGIFILGVFFMATDPVTTPVTKKGRFVFGIGCGILTVIYGLYGSYAEGVGYSILLMNSVTPLIDRFTRPKPLREDKP, encoded by the coding sequence GTGAGCGTGGTCGTATCCGCACCGCCACACATCAAAGAAGGTGCATCAGCCAAAAAAATGGTGTGGGACGTGATTATTGCGTTGCTTCCTGCAGTAGCAGCGTCGGTGCACTTTTTCGGGCTCCAGGCACTGACCATCATCTCGACAAGCGTATTGGCGGCGGTTTGTACAGATGGCATTATTCAAAAAATGCGTTTGAAAAAGGTGACCATTACAGATGGCAGCGCCGTGGTCACTGGATTGCTGTTAGCACTGCTTCTCCCATCGAATGTGCCGTTGTGGGTCCCCATCGTCGGAGCATTCGTCGCCGTGGCAATTGCAAAACACGCCTTCGGGGGTTACGGCTCCAATATATTCAATCCTGCGCTGGTAGGATGGGCATTTTTGACCATGGCATGGCCCATGCACATGGCAATGGATGTCGCAAGACTGGCGGATATACCGCCAGTTGTGTTGTTGGTCTGTGCGGTATTTTTATTTTTGTTGAACAGGGGATACATTAAGTGGCAAATCTCCGCAGCCTATCTGATAACCACTGTATCGCTGATGGCACTATTCACCATAGATATTTCCCGCATCTTCATCGGCATCTTCATACTTGGCGTATTCTTCATGGCCACCGACCCTGTGACGACCCCTGTAACTAAAAAAGGCAGGTTTGTTTTCGGGATCGGATGTGGGATATTGACGGTGATATACGGGTTATATGGCAGTTACGCTGAAGGTGTGGGTTACTCAATATTATTGATGAACTCTGTTACGCCATTGATAGATAGATTTACAAGGCCAAAGCCACTTCGGGAGGATAAACCATGA
- a CDS encoding FMN-binding protein yields MREAMGTIVRLTLITMIAAGALGITHEITEMHIAVNNELEIIFSELMPGAVQFRPVLDMDNEIIYFKAYDDGGMLIGYAFVSSREGYSGPIKVAGVIDLNYRVVATTIIKQTENPGLGDRITAPQFLNQFAGISAEELHLSPYGEIDAITGATISSQAVVDAIREKIMEIERR; encoded by the coding sequence ATGAGGGAAGCAATGGGAACGATAGTGAGATTGACCCTCATCACAATGATAGCTGCAGGCGCATTAGGCATAACCCACGAAATAACGGAAATGCATATTGCAGTCAATAACGAACTTGAGATAATATTCTCAGAGCTTATGCCGGGAGCTGTCCAGTTTAGACCTGTGCTCGATATGGACAATGAAATAATTTATTTTAAGGCATACGACGATGGAGGAATGCTGATTGGATATGCCTTTGTTTCGAGTAGGGAGGGATATTCTGGTCCTATAAAAGTCGCTGGAGTGATTGATTTGAACTACCGGGTCGTTGCTACGACGATTATAAAACAGACTGAAAATCCAGGGCTTGGAGATAGAATAACAGCGCCTCAGTTTCTGAATCAATTCGCCGGCATATCTGCAGAAGAATTGCACTTATCGCCATATGGCGAGATCGATGCCATTACGGGCGCCACCATATCCTCTCAGGCGGTTGTAGATGCCATAAGGGAAAAAATAATGGAAATCGAGAGGCGATGA
- a CDS encoding heat-shock protein: MLGIVFGVIYIVEFESPIHPAIMLMIGAISFILGSAFFDTRGAGQALSLVGGGVIAVSSTFVITAVFGGIRYGLDGRLQGWEWETLVSMLAVCMIASVIILKFILPPQSRHSRRRPI, translated from the coding sequence ATGCTTGGAATTGTATTTGGAGTCATATATATAGTTGAGTTTGAGAGTCCAATTCATCCCGCCATCATGTTGATGATTGGCGCCATCTCCTTCATACTCGGCTCGGCATTCTTTGATACAAGAGGGGCAGGTCAGGCTCTTTCACTGGTTGGAGGGGGAGTCATCGCAGTTTCATCGACATTTGTAATTACGGCTGTATTTGGCGGAATTCGGTACGGTCTCGATGGCAGGCTCCAGGGGTGGGAGTGGGAAACGCTGGTTTCCATGTTAGCGGTTTGCATGATAGCGAGCGTGATCATCCTGAAATTCATATTGCCGCCCCAGTCCCGGCATTCACGTCGAAGGCCAATCTGA
- a CDS encoding electron transport complex protein RnfA — translation MENILAIILGAIFINNFVLTKFLGLCPLFGVSKDTKSAVGMSLAVIFVMTLATAATWLIYTYMLTPLNIRFLQTISFILIIATLVQLIELIIRKHSPPLYRSLGIYLPLITTNCAVLGAVLLNIRGGYSFVEGIVFGTSSGVGFGMVLLIMSGIRERLELSDVPKSLEGVPLAFITVGILSIIFVSFFGGLL, via the coding sequence ATGGAGAACATACTCGCTATAATACTGGGTGCAATTTTTATTAACAATTTTGTTTTGACCAAATTCCTTGGATTGTGCCCTCTTTTTGGGGTGAGCAAGGATACCAAAAGCGCTGTGGGAATGTCGCTCGCGGTCATCTTCGTCATGACGCTTGCCACAGCGGCTACATGGCTCATTTATACCTATATGTTGACTCCATTGAACATCAGATTCCTACAAACGATATCCTTCATCCTGATAATCGCCACATTGGTTCAGTTGATTGAACTCATCATCAGGAAACACAGTCCACCATTGTACCGGTCGTTGGGGATATATCTACCCTTAATAACGACCAACTGCGCAGTATTGGGGGCTGTACTGCTAAACATCAGAGGAGGGTATTCCTTCGTTGAAGGTATCGTGTTCGGCACCAGTTCCGGTGTTGGATTTGGCATGGTACTACTGATTATGTCGGGAATACGGGAGAGGCTGGAGCTATCCGATGTTCCTAAATCTTTAGAAGGCGTGCCCCTCGCGTTTATCACCGTCGGGATACTGTCCATCATATTCGTGAGCTTTTTCGGGGGTCTATTATGA
- a CDS encoding type II toxin-antitoxin system VapC family toxin — protein MYCIDASVMVNSFIEGEKFHEFSKRLMEKIRMDERMVVVPEIVLPEVASAVSRGTNNPKISLKFVTELREVPNFIFIPIDAELSNLSCKFAAENKLRGCDAIYVAVSCMFKSKLITLDEEQKERASNVIEALTPREELEL, from the coding sequence ATGTATTGCATCGATGCAAGTGTGATGGTGAATTCATTTATCGAAGGGGAGAAATTCCACGAATTTAGTAAGAGATTGATGGAAAAGATCAGGATGGACGAAAGAATGGTCGTCGTTCCTGAGATTGTTTTACCAGAAGTTGCATCTGCCGTGTCCAGAGGTACCAATAACCCCAAAATATCTCTGAAATTTGTTACCGAATTGAGAGAAGTACCCAACTTCATATTCATTCCCATCGACGCTGAGCTCTCTAATCTATCATGTAAATTTGCTGCTGAAAACAAGCTAAGAGGCTGTGATGCCATCTATGTGGCGGTTAGCTGCATGTTCAAATCTAAACTAATAACCTTGGATGAGGAGCAGAAGGAAAGAGCTTCTAATGTCATTGAAGCTTTAACACCTAGGGAAGAATTAGAGTTATAA
- a CDS encoding NTPase, whose amino-acid sequence MNRIAITGPPRIGKTTICRRVIDSLGCRVGGMSTSEIRDGDRIGFQIMDLMTGMVGTLAHVHGAGPRIGKYHVNLADLDNIGAKAIECSIDAERIVIDEIGPMELKSERFVRAVEMALNSNKPMLVTLHQRSRHSLAERIRSEFEVREITKENRDRIVYEITEKLKT is encoded by the coding sequence ATGAACAGAATTGCCATAACAGGTCCGCCAAGAATTGGAAAGACCACGATATGTAGGAGAGTCATAGATTCTCTGGGCTGCAGAGTCGGAGGAATGAGCACTTCAGAAATCAGAGACGGCGATAGAATTGGATTTCAGATTATGGATTTGATGACTGGCATGGTTGGCACGCTTGCACATGTTCATGGAGCAGGTCCAAGGATTGGAAAATATCATGTCAACCTGGCAGATTTAGACAACATCGGCGCAAAGGCCATCGAATGCTCAATAGACGCAGAGCGGATTGTCATCGATGAGATAGGACCGATGGAATTGAAGTCCGAGAGATTTGTCAGAGCTGTGGAGATGGCGCTGAACTCAAACAAACCCATGCTGGTTACATTGCATCAGCGGTCAAGACATTCCCTTGCGGAGCGCATTAGGTCCGAGTTTGAGGTGAGGGAGATAACCAAGGAGAATAGGGACAGGATCGTCTACGAGATTACCGAAAAACTAAAAACATAA
- a CDS encoding ribbon-helix-helix domain-containing protein encodes MEAIPAKLTHKLIIELDELVKDGWYSNRSEAIRDAVRKLIEKRKLEILEEAIEEDIRWGLYGKD; translated from the coding sequence ATGGAAGCAATTCCCGCCAAACTAACGCATAAGTTGATCATAGAATTGGATGAACTGGTCAAGGACGGCTGGTATTCCAATAGAAGTGAAGCCATAAGAGATGCCGTTCGCAAGTTAATTGAAAAGAGGAAATTGGAGATCCTGGAAGAGGCTATCGAAGAGGATATTAGATGGGGTTTGTATGGCAAGGACTAA
- a CDS encoding HVO_0476 family zinc finger protein codes for MQIEVICPTCSPEHPVSHHILKKDLVKCDACETTHMASPSAPQNISIKVVISKHDTSAVQKIELLGQNEVTIGDEFIIDEDDKPSVVQVTSIELPGNKRVRCANAESIKTIWAKVVDEVVVKISLQSGKRTEPIDLPVPGEREFVVGNVEHFNKNYFKIMTIKVRDGALLRKTGKSAKARYIRRMFARLEKST; via the coding sequence ATGCAGATAGAGGTAATATGCCCAACATGCTCGCCCGAACATCCTGTGAGCCACCATATATTAAAGAAGGATTTGGTTAAGTGCGATGCTTGTGAAACCACCCATATGGCCTCCCCATCAGCGCCTCAAAATATATCGATAAAGGTTGTCATATCAAAACACGATACGTCCGCAGTACAAAAGATAGAGCTATTAGGTCAGAACGAGGTGACGATCGGTGACGAGTTCATAATCGATGAAGACGATAAACCAAGCGTGGTACAGGTCACGTCCATTGAGTTGCCAGGGAATAAAAGAGTCAGATGCGCTAATGCAGAGTCGATCAAAACGATTTGGGCAAAGGTTGTCGACGAAGTGGTGGTGAAAATATCTCTGCAATCCGGTAAGCGTACCGAACCAATCGACCTGCCTGTTCCAGGAGAGCGAGAGTTTGTGGTCGGAAACGTCGAGCATTTCAACAAAAATTACTTCAAAATAATGACGATCAAAGTGCGAGATGGCGCGCTGCTCAGGAAAACAGGCAAAAGCGCCAAAGCCAGATATATAAGGCGAATGTTTGCTCGTTTAGAAAAATCGACATAG
- a CDS encoding tRNA (guanine(10)-N(2))-dimethyltransferase, protein MQTEIIQEGSTKIMVPILDKEVNYPPSSASVFYNPKMELNRDISVACVGAFARKQDTYIDVLGATGIMGTRMANEVGFKKVVINDWNPRAYELIKRNIEQNQLNAMAQNKNANVLLSESHFDIVDVDPFGTPIPFLDSACRSVKKMLCITATDTAPLCGAHKASGIRKYGAIPLKTEYHPEMGVRILLSAIARNLARYDKSMSPLLSYAMEHYVRVYLAVEKGAAKSNEMMKQVGFICHCFGCGFRSWKYGLTVSMPEKCPSCAEHIPLAGPLWLGNLHDKKFCDMVLRELEHRKLGTRQTAIKLVRLCAEEQEIPTFYDQHVMCKKLKINPPPIGSTISALCDAGFKASRTHFSGTSFKTNAPLEEIERILCR, encoded by the coding sequence ATGCAAACCGAGATAATTCAGGAAGGCAGCACAAAAATCATGGTCCCTATATTGGATAAAGAGGTGAACTATCCTCCATCCAGCGCATCAGTATTCTACAATCCAAAGATGGAATTGAACAGGGATATCAGCGTTGCATGTGTTGGGGCATTTGCCAGAAAGCAGGATACATATATAGACGTGCTCGGAGCTACGGGTATTATGGGCACGAGGATGGCGAATGAAGTCGGTTTTAAAAAAGTAGTAATAAACGACTGGAACCCCAGGGCATATGAATTGATCAAGAGAAATATCGAACAGAATCAGTTGAATGCCATGGCGCAGAATAAAAATGCGAACGTACTTCTATCTGAGTCTCATTTTGATATAGTAGACGTAGACCCGTTTGGCACTCCGATACCATTTTTAGATTCTGCCTGCCGTTCGGTGAAAAAAATGCTCTGCATAACTGCTACGGACACGGCACCTTTGTGTGGCGCCCACAAGGCATCAGGCATCCGAAAATATGGTGCCATCCCCCTCAAGACGGAATATCATCCAGAGATGGGCGTACGCATCCTTCTGAGTGCAATTGCCAGAAATCTGGCGAGATATGACAAATCGATGTCGCCTTTATTATCCTATGCCATGGAGCACTATGTTAGAGTTTATTTGGCTGTGGAAAAGGGCGCCGCAAAGTCAAATGAAATGATGAAGCAAGTGGGTTTTATATGCCATTGTTTTGGCTGCGGCTTTAGAAGTTGGAAGTATGGCTTAACGGTTTCCATGCCAGAAAAGTGTCCTTCTTGCGCTGAGCACATACCACTGGCAGGCCCTCTCTGGCTGGGGAACTTACACGACAAAAAATTTTGTGACATGGTTCTACGTGAACTTGAGCATAGGAAATTGGGCACACGACAAACAGCGATAAAACTCGTGCGATTGTGCGCTGAAGAACAGGAGATTCCCACTTTTTATGACCAACACGTGATGTGCAAAAAACTGAAAATCAATCCACCGCCGATAGGGTCGACGATATCTGCATTATGCGATGCTGGTTTTAAGGCATCGAGGACTCATTTTTCAGGCACGTCATTCAAGACGAATGCCCCGCTGGAGGAGATCGAAAGAATCCTTTGCAGATGA
- a CDS encoding electron transport complex subunit E, producing the protein MSEKSYAHEFKKGILKDNPVLCLLLGLCPSLAVSTSIELALGMGAAVIFVLTASNLIISLLRRQIPVVVRLPSFIVVIATFVTIVDMTMSAFLPPLHRALGIYLPLIVVNCIVLGRAEVFASRNPPALSTIDGLGMGVGFTLALTLIGGIRELFGTGEIFFMGHTLLQVNIEPAVLMILAPGAFFVIGLLLWLINLLKDR; encoded by the coding sequence ATGAGCGAAAAAAGCTACGCGCACGAATTCAAAAAGGGCATACTAAAAGACAATCCAGTTCTTTGTTTATTGCTTGGCTTGTGCCCGTCATTGGCAGTGTCCACCTCCATAGAGCTTGCGCTTGGTATGGGTGCCGCCGTTATTTTCGTGCTGACGGCGTCCAACCTCATCATCTCCCTATTGCGAAGGCAAATTCCTGTTGTAGTGAGGCTTCCGTCGTTCATCGTGGTCATCGCCACCTTCGTCACCATTGTGGATATGACGATGTCGGCATTTCTGCCGCCACTGCACAGAGCACTGGGCATATATCTCCCACTGATCGTGGTGAATTGTATAGTCCTCGGCAGGGCAGAGGTATTTGCATCGAGGAACCCGCCAGCGCTGTCCACGATAGATGGTTTGGGGATGGGCGTGGGATTCACGCTTGCACTGACGTTAATTGGAGGCATCAGAGAGTTGTTCGGCACGGGGGAGATATTTTTTATGGGACACACCCTCCTGCAGGTCAATATTGAGCCTGCCGTGCTCATGATACTCGCACCAGGGGCATTCTTCGTGATTGGTTTGCTCCTCTGGTTGATCAATCTATTAAAAGACAGGTGA
- a CDS encoding nucleotidyltransferase domain-containing protein: MCKKLNILEIFIEDPGQWFHLREIARLLDISPRTAKKYLTELVAEKFLLEKKERGYLLYRGDQESEKFRDYKISHMIQRLKDTGFISFLEEEFLYPTIILFGSAARGKDMKKSDVDIFVLTEKKKEVDVSDFEKKMNRSIQQLVMDKEGFERVKKQSPELVNNILNGIVISGQLEVFR; the protein is encoded by the coding sequence GTGTGTAAAAAACTAAACATACTTGAAATATTCATTGAAGATCCAGGTCAATGGTTCCATCTTAGAGAAATTGCAAGGTTATTGGACATATCTCCTAGGACTGCAAAGAAATATTTAACTGAATTGGTGGCAGAGAAGTTCTTATTGGAAAAAAAGGAAAGAGGCTATCTACTATATCGGGGGGACCAAGAGTCAGAAAAATTCAGGGATTATAAGATATCTCACATGATCCAACGCCTCAAAGATACGGGATTCATTTCTTTTTTAGAAGAGGAATTTCTATATCCGACGATAATCCTCTTTGGTTCTGCTGCCAGGGGAAAAGACATGAAAAAAAGCGATGTTGACATCTTCGTGCTAACGGAAAAGAAAAAAGAAGTGGATGTTTCTGATTTTGAAAAAAAAATGAATAGAAGCATACAGCAATTGGTCATGGATAAAGAGGGGTTTGAAAGAGTAAAAAAGCAAAGCCCAGAATTGGTGAACAACATATTGAATGGCATCGTAATTTCAGGTCAGTTAGAGGTGTTTAGGTGA
- a CDS encoding DUF371 domain-containing protein has product MVKEIIHALGHPSITARHRTTFEITKDVHIMGAGDCIVAVSADKGANDLSIRFKQAASQPDTRIVVDFFAGELHERIIGHGHPDLTFEHSEDLVGRVSSYTCPRTLMVNADKSALRFDRNFVRAIQLKDVEIRIELIAIRPGRH; this is encoded by the coding sequence GTGGTCAAAGAGATCATTCATGCGTTAGGGCATCCGAGCATTACGGCTAGACATCGGACCACGTTTGAGATAACGAAGGATGTACATATTATGGGGGCGGGAGATTGTATCGTGGCGGTATCAGCGGACAAAGGCGCGAACGACCTTTCCATACGATTTAAACAGGCGGCAAGTCAACCAGATACTCGAATTGTAGTAGACTTTTTCGCGGGCGAGTTGCACGAACGAATAATCGGGCACGGACATCCAGACTTAACGTTCGAACATTCAGAAGACCTGGTCGGGCGAGTGAGCTCGTATACGTGTCCCAGAACGCTGATGGTCAATGCTGACAAATCAGCACTTCGGTTCGACCGAAATTTTGTAAGAGCGATTCAATTGAAAGACGTGGAGATAAGAATAGAACTAATCGCGATCAGACCGGGGCGACACTGA
- a CDS encoding type II toxin-antitoxin system VapC family toxin: MKVFDSFAWIEYFAGTECGMKVKKVIDDVEIIYTPSVCLTEFKAKYLREGRDPSKRVNFMENRSVITPIDKEIALKAADMKIEYKLHTIDALIYATASVKRGKLITGDAHFKDLPNTMMI, translated from the coding sequence ATGAAGGTCTTTGACTCCTTTGCATGGATAGAGTACTTTGCCGGCACTGAATGTGGAATGAAAGTAAAGAAAGTCATCGACGATGTGGAGATAATTTATACGCCTTCTGTCTGTCTTACTGAGTTCAAGGCGAAGTATCTAAGGGAGGGAAGAGATCCTAGTAAGAGGGTTAATTTTATGGAAAATAGAAGTGTCATCACACCGATCGACAAGGAGATTGCGTTAAAGGCTGCAGATATGAAGATTGAGTATAAATTGCATACTATCGATGCCTTGATATACGCAACGGCATCGGTCAAGAGAGGCAAGCTTATAACTGGAGATGCACACTTTAAGGATTTACCAAACACAATGATGATTTGA
- a CDS encoding RnfABCDGE type electron transport complex subunit B, with the protein MMSGLIINAIIALSVLGIICSAVLVWAAKKFAVMTDPRVEKVLEVLPGINCGACGFPSCYDYAEQAVSGKAAVGLCTPGGEEVAEKMGNILGVSIGEMGRRVALLQCAGGIRSDDKFQYDGVKSCRAAALIKGGGKACAYNCLGYGDCANVCPVDAITIGEDGLPMIDEQVCVGCDLCVDVCPKDILTVISRDKQTHVLCSSRDKGEYVRSICEVGCIGCGICVKVCPFKAITIKDNLAVIDSELCTDCGICVEKCPQKCIKSRV; encoded by the coding sequence ATGATGAGCGGATTGATAATAAACGCGATAATCGCATTGAGTGTGTTGGGGATTATATGTAGTGCTGTTTTAGTATGGGCTGCTAAGAAATTCGCGGTTATGACGGACCCACGGGTGGAAAAAGTATTGGAGGTCCTGCCAGGTATAAACTGCGGCGCCTGTGGATTCCCATCATGTTATGATTATGCAGAGCAAGCGGTCAGTGGAAAGGCCGCGGTTGGTCTCTGCACCCCTGGTGGGGAAGAGGTGGCAGAGAAAATGGGAAACATCCTTGGAGTATCCATAGGGGAAATGGGGAGAAGGGTTGCACTTCTTCAATGCGCTGGCGGCATAAGGTCTGACGATAAATTTCAGTATGATGGTGTGAAGAGCTGCAGGGCCGCTGCGTTAATAAAAGGGGGCGGAAAAGCCTGTGCATATAATTGTTTAGGATACGGTGACTGTGCAAATGTGTGCCCTGTCGATGCGATTACAATCGGCGAGGATGGCCTGCCCATGATAGATGAACAAGTGTGTGTTGGATGTGATTTGTGCGTCGACGTGTGCCCAAAAGACATTTTGACGGTGATTAGCAGGGATAAACAAACTCATGTACTGTGTTCGTCGCGCGACAAGGGGGAGTACGTAAGGAGTATTTGTGAAGTGGGTTGTATCGGATGTGGCATTTGCGTAAAGGTATGTCCTTTCAAGGCAATAACGATTAAAGACAATCTGGCCGTAATCGATTCAGAGTTATGCACTGATTGCGGCATATGTGTTGAGAAATGTCCCCAGAAATGTATCAAATCGAGGGTATAA
- a CDS encoding PIN domain-containing protein, which translates to MIFIDTTFWFAHIVETDDMHQNALDEEDNIKSGRYGRPVTSDYVLDELATLLRREIETKRVHEKILGILAAPDIDVIFIGPALFSEGLKILREDDRRKFSMTDATSVALMLSKKIDTIASFDDHFTRYVNVIP; encoded by the coding sequence ATGATTTTCATCGATACCACCTTTTGGTTTGCCCATATCGTAGAGACCGATGACATGCACCAAAATGCATTGGATGAAGAGGATAACATCAAGAGCGGGAGATACGGCAGACCGGTCACAAGCGATTACGTGTTGGATGAGTTAGCTACTTTGCTTAGAAGGGAGATAGAGACAAAAAGAGTGCATGAAAAAATCCTGGGGATCTTGGCAGCTCCAGACATAGATGTCATTTTCATAGGGCCTGCCCTTTTTAGCGAAGGGCTGAAAATCCTCAGAGAAGACGATAGACGAAAGTTTAGCATGACCGATGCGACTTCTGTCGCGCTCATGTTGAGCAAGAAGATTGATACGATTGCCAGTTTTGATGACCATTTCACCAGATATGTAAACGTGATTCCATAA
- a CDS encoding AbrB/MazE/SpoVT family DNA-binding domain-containing protein yields the protein MTMATTKIRADWRVTIPSSIRDKFGLTIGKEVIFVDEDDRLVLVSVKEYENPTKALEGSVKGVIDHPKQFARSHIRSKLLREHE from the coding sequence ATGACTATGGCAACCACAAAGATCAGAGCGGACTGGAGGGTGACGATCCCGTCTTCTATCAGAGATAAATTTGGGCTGACGATCGGTAAAGAAGTGATATTTGTGGATGAAGACGACAGGCTCGTTCTGGTTTCAGTCAAGGAATATGAAAATCCCACAAAGGCACTGGAAGGAAGCGTGAAAGGAGTCATAGATCATCCGAAACAATTCGCTAGGAGCCACATCAGGTCTAAGCTATTGAGGGAGCACGAATGA
- a CDS encoding type II toxin-antitoxin system VapC family toxin, with translation MRFVDTNVFIYHITAHKKFGGVAKKILQRIEDGEQAITSMVVLQEVAWVLEAMGEQNKIKETLERIFSYKTLGVKGIDEKNLIQGCYYMNSYRVDFNDGVNISVMRAHDVSEVYSNDQKHLGKVEFLDLVFE, from the coding sequence ATGAGGTTTGTTGACACCAACGTCTTCATCTATCACATTACTGCTCACAAAAAATTTGGCGGAGTTGCAAAGAAAATACTCCAGAGGATAGAGGACGGCGAGCAGGCGATAACATCGATGGTGGTCTTGCAAGAAGTCGCATGGGTATTAGAGGCGATGGGTGAGCAAAACAAGATAAAAGAAACCCTAGAAAGAATCTTCTCTTATAAAACGTTGGGAGTCAAGGGAATTGATGAGAAAAATTTGATCCAAGGCTGCTATTACATGAACAGCTATCGTGTCGATTTCAATGATGGAGTGAATATCTCAGTGATGAGAGCCCATGACGTTAGCGAGGTATATTCGAACGACCAAAAACATCTCGGAAAAGTTGAATTTCTAGACCTGGTCTTTGAGTAG